The genomic DNA ttttctagtgtttacCATCAACCTTTTGGCAATCgtggtacattttaaatgtatcccCAAAACTTCAACCGGAGATTCTATAATTTTAACTCGCATCTGCATTTTCAAAACAGCCCAACTGGGCGTGAAAACCGCAAACCTGGCAACACGGTATCTGGTCCGCGAAGAGCGTTCTGTGCTTGTGTCAAGCATGTGGAAGTGTGTGAGTGAGCTTGTATCATTAATTTGCCAAGGAGACTGTGGATggtaagatttatagtgaatacattttggtctgtttttcacttAAAGCAATTATataatttcagaagacatggtttgaacaacttgagtcttatggattacttttatgctgccttatgtgctttttggggcttgaaAATTTTGGACCCATTGACCTACATTGTATGGGCAAAAACAACTcatgcatccttcaaaatatcaacTTGTTtatcgcagaagaaagaaagtaatacaagttcaaaacagcaaaatgttagtaaatgatgagagaattattttttGATGAACCTTTTTGGTTTCTCTTTAACCATCATAAAATCACTAATGCACAGCCGGACATACGTATTGAAAGTtattatatgattattattaagtAGGTTATTGAGGGTGCCAGTGAATTGATTTGCTCCTTTTCTGTTTTCTTGATTTTTCTTTTATCTTTAGCTCAGCTGGCTGCTCCTCCTCCAGCAGTGTCTGGTCCTCACATCAGCTCAGCAGGAGACTGCTTCTCGCCCTCCATTTCACTCCACCGTGACAACTCTCCTCCATACCAACACTCCACTCAGAAAAAGAGAACTCTAAAAACAGGGAGAacaagagaagaggagaggaagaAGTACCCCTCCGGCAGAGAGCCAGGAGAGGGCATTGATTCTGAGTACATTGGGAACTTTGATTCTGAGGAGTCAAGAAAAAGAGTCATAACACATCAAAGTGGATCTCTAAGAATGAGTGAAACTGATGTGGACATCTCAGTTACAGAACAAGACACCGGCATATCATTTACGTCTGGTTCAATTAATGCCACAATGCCTAAAAGTGAATCGGACATCTCTTGCAGCCTACTGACAGATGTTGGAAATGACACATCAGGTAACCCAGAAAAATGTGACGCCATGTTTCAAAAAGATCTAAAGAAGGAGAATGCAGAGCTTCGTGATGAACTTAGAGAGGTTAAATATGAGCTTCAGAAGCGACTTGAGGACCTCGAGACTCAGAGGAGGGCAGAAACAGAGGCAAGGACCAAACTGAAACATCTGAGTCGCAAACACTCGACCCAGACAGAGCAGCAACGCGCCAAAGCTCTTGAGCTCAAAGAGAGCATCTGCAAACTGGAGACCCAACTGGAGcaagagaagaaagagaccacaaaACTGAGAGAATCTCTTGATGTGTTAGAAAGAGAAGCTGAGAAGAGACAGGAAGAGAATGAGAAAGATGATAAAGAGGGTACCAGGCTGAAGGAAGTCTTGGCTGAGATAGAGAAAAAGGAGACATCCATGAAGGAAGAGATGGTGGGGATGAAAAAAGAGCTAGAAGACCTTCAGCTCAAGCTTGCACAGGAACGGGAGGAAAGAGAGcaggagagagaagagaagaggaagCAAATCAGAAGAGAAGAGATGGAAGGATTGAAGATTGCACAGCTTCAAGAAGAGCTGGACAATCTTCGCAAGTCTGCGAGTTTAGAAGAGAAGATATCAAAAGACAATCTTCCTGTGACATATTTACAACTAGAACGCCACCTAAGTACTGATAAGAAAGCTCTTGTAGAAAACGAAAATGATTGGCAAGAGTCCATCTGTGACTCTGTGAACCTTCAGAACACTTTGGTCAGCAAAGAAACCAGAACAATGGAGGTGATTACGGATCTTGGACAACAAAGGACAACCACACAGAGCAGGACGTCAACTGCCGAGATAGGAGGGACAGAAGCTGCAGATATGGACAGCACTACTATTTTAGTTTTGGAGGTAGAGCGCTTGAAGGGGGCGAGAGACCGGGAGGCAGAAAAGGCAAAGCTAGCCCAAGGAAAGCTGGAAGACCTTCAGAAGCAAGTGACCAAAGAGACCAAGCATCTGACCCAAGCTTTTGAAAGCCAAAGCAGACACATTGAGAACCTGCTCAGAGAGCTGCATGACAAAGAGTGCACCCTTCAGAGGCAGTGTGAGGAACTGCAAAAATGTCAAGAGAAAATCTGTCTTCTAGAAGAAACACATACTAGGGAGAACATCATCCTCAATAAGGCCTCTACACATCCTGAAACATCAACAGAGATCTCAAGAGAGCTAAGCTGTGATTCCGTCTTCAGCAACACAAGCATTAGCgaccatgacatttttaatgacGATATGCCACAGATTTTGAAGGTCTTGCAGCCTAGTGTGCAGCTGCCTGTTGAACACTCCGTTAATCAAACCGTTGAAGAAACCAACACTAGTGATATATCTCATAAGCTACAAGCAGTGACTGAAGTTTCCAAGCTGCATGAATTATGTCTCACTTCAGACATACATTGTGGAAATGCTCCAACGTCTGGCACAAATTCTGAAGCACATGCTCTTTCTGAGATACTTGATAAGAACGCCAAGGAATCAGAGTACTCCACTGTAGTAAGTTCTCACTTGCAAACTGAACAGTCGGGAGTTCGGAACTTTCAACATGACATTCCAGAACCCTCCACAGATGATGTCAGTGAGCTGGAAAGGGTAACGAAGCAATTACAAGACGCTCAACTTCAACTGAATGTGTTGAAGGCTCAGATTGATGAGCTTGTTCTTGAGGGAGGCGTGGCAAAGGAAGAACTGCTGTCCATTAGACAAGAAAATGAAGGGTTGAGATTGAAACTAAGACACGTGGACAAAGACAGTATCTCTGAACAAAATGCCGCCTTAGCTTtcatcaaaaatggaaaaaatggtCTATCAGGAACAAATACAGACGGGGAACAAAACAGCGCCCCCTTAGGACAGGAGGAGTCTGATGAACTTGAAAACTTTAAAGATGGAGAGATGGAGCAAATAAAAGGCACAGAGGAGAGTACAAGATGTGAATATGACCACTCATCTAAAGCAAAGGTTGACTCTCTTCAGGAGCAGGTAAATTTAaggtcaaaacaaaacaaaaaaatgtttttactttataTTCTTAATAGTTCCTGGTCTCATTAAGCATGTTTCCACAATCGGCCAAACAGTTTGCACAGTTTTTTCACTTACAGTGAGAGCAGAAAAATCAGATCCTGAAAACTCTTGATGTGtgtaacatatttaaatatttcagtgGAAGCATCACTAAAAAATGGcaaattattattgctcataattATGCCTGAAACCTACTTGATGCAAGTACCCGAACGTAGACCAGAGCACTTGTTGCCAATGTGTGGTCCAGTTGGACATACTTAACGTGCGTTCTTGCGTTAccgtggcggtaacaaacctcagtactcaagggggcattAGAGTGACCTTCAAAAGTTTGTGCCAATGTGTTATTAATCAGGTAAGTTGCCAAAAATATATAGATCTTGTCTTGCTCTTCTATGATGGTATTTAACTTAAAAGAGTAAACTCAatgtagaagtggacagttcgcATTAATGTCAGCTATAGATCCCCTAGcagcaacgttgagaatgcaacacaaatacagtatgtgctgaCATATGTACATATTTCAGAATGCCGCAACGCTCTAAACCGAGCTTGCGTACCTAGAAGCGTCTGCATTTACTTGTTTGCGAAAAGTATGTTTTGGGCTTGAGAGttaggttttttttaaaaatccctaaccctaagtattacatTTTGGCACGTAGCTTGCGgtttattttttttgcctgatAAATGATAAAACTGGTGAAAAGATTCCATTGTGATCAcattgaccctgtttacacctggtattaagatgttttTCGGACAATCCAATCAAAAGTGTTCAACACTAAATACAGGTGCAAACttcttcaaaatgttttgtgatcggatcacaaaaaccacctACCGAGGAAgttaaaaacgcatgtgaccacatcacatttgtgttttaaatgccaatccgtctgtcaatcaaccactgcgctaaaacaagagtttaaactttgtggCTTTAAAAGGGTAATTAACCGTCCgatctgaaaatttgaaaaacCGCAAACCTAAGCCTGCAAAAGAACTTCACAGAACACCTTAactgtgcctgatatcaacatgcagtgacacagatgagaagcacacatgTCTGAAGCCTAGTTAAAACAGGttctccactaaaataatggagaattctgctcaaaattttgcatttgTGCTTGGataaaatttcaactgcatctagAAAGAACAGTGTGATTGATGTGTCGTCATGAAATctgagaccctcccctcgaaatttGAGCTCAAATAGTCACAGGAGACCAGGTGTAAaaagtgatgtgtctcacctgaccacatgtgatcgaacacctgagatgcatcttaataccatgtgTAAACGGGGATAGCAAATCCATAGCatctagtttattttttatttgtttgattcATATTCTGTGTGACCCCCAGATACAAGCACTACAAGCTCAGATCAAGCACCTCTCCGAGCAGAACAAAACACAAGCTGAGGAACTAGAACTCTGGAATAACTCAGCCATGGGAGAAACAGTGGGCAGCAACTCCTCCACCATCGTGCTTAAAGAGTTTGAGATATTCCTCCCCTGCAGACCCACCGAGCTGCACATGCAGTCCCAACAGACTAGGTAACATACCGTACAGCAATTTGACTGACATTTGTTTAAGATAAGTATGCGATAAGCGGTATAATAGTGTAAATTGTGATTGTTCTAAATGCATTTAGAAAGCAGTGTAAGGCTTTTAAAGTGAATTATGGAAATCTTGGTACTGAGGTAGTAAATTTTGGGAAGGTAAACACAGGTCTTGTGTGTGAGTGATGTTTATGCAAGACCCTTTCCCTCCTCATCAGTCTACACACTGTCTACTGTAGGACCATGATGCACCAGTGCACTGTCACAGACATGACATATCAGTGTGGACTGGAGGATCGGAATGAGCAGACCAACTTGGGGCAACATGTGTCACCTGAAACACAAATGGTGAATGACGTGAGTGAGTCTCAGAGACCTGCTGAGGTAAGTAAAGTCTCATAACATGCATGTGCCTTTATATATTCACAAATTCTGAAATGTGATTAAGTCTACTTAAAGGAACACttcccccaaaaatgacaattctgtcatttacttaacctcatatCATTTTCAGGCCTGTATTACTTTCTTGTGCCTTGGAAAATAAacggagatatttagcagaatgtctcaCGTGCTCTTTTTTTTTCGTACAATAAAAAGTAAATAGGGATGTGTGCTGTGCtcaaaaagtgacaaaaaaaagcTCCTTAAAAAACatccatacaactcatgcactatatcCCAAGTTTTCTAAAGCTTCATGATAGCTTTGAGTGGAGAACAGTCATTGTTCTCTGAAAATCCTCCCCTCtgttgcagctctcaaatctcattagtGTCACCTATATTTTCAAATATGGCTTGTGAAGACTCGTCATGCCAGGTTTGACATTGGAAATTTGAAATGCAATCCAATAGTCGGTCATAATGCaactactgtactgtatatattaacaaaaaattctaaacaaaATCCTTGAACCTcagaaattatttgtttctatggaTTGTGTCATTAATTTGCCTCTATATGGTCTTGCAAAATGTTTTCATAACAAAGAAAGTACTCCAGGTAACAGTGGCTATAATGAAACATTATATCAAAACAGAAATACATTTGTTTGGGAACCACATTACATCGGTTGCACTGTGTGTGTCATTCTGTAGATTCAGATGAACCAGCTCATAAAAGCCATTTGTTCGCTAATtgaactacactggttgtgctgtatgtgtttcgtgctatagattcaaaagaatctgcTCATAATTGTCATTTGTTGGGGAATCACACTATACTAGATCTGAAATTAACACCCGTCAAGCACCAAATGTGGTTCATTTTTCTATTGGCCTGTGAATTTCGCAGTGTTCTGGTGGGTGCTTTTTCCTTTCTCTTAGTGGCCGTGTCAGCTTCTAAAAGTAATGTTCCAGTTTTGTCCTGAAGGGGGCTCTGTTGTTGACCTACTGTCAGCAAGGTCAGTTGAGAGGGGTTCAGGCAGAACGGTCCTTAGTTAGTTTCCCGCTGATCGTCGATAGCCTCAGTTAGCAGTACATAAAAGCAAGATGAAGGCAATGTTGAGAACCATTCATGTCATCGTAAAGAAGGGAAGACCACTCTTGGATATTGAGTGGATGTGCAAGTAAGTTTTAATTACCcaccaccccacacacacaaagTCTCTGGTAATATTGGCATTGTTTTACAGAAACCAGTTCTGCTAACAGTTCTTTAACGTGCATCCTTCCAGTGATGCGGACAGAAAACCAGACtaaaataaacagtgtttttcAGCGCTGCAACACTGCTACTGAatctaaacaaatgactcttgagACATTTCTTTATAATCTACAGCGTGAAAGATAATGCGCGACCAGTGTAATCCAAATCTCCCAAAAATGACTCTTTCAGACGATTCTTTTGAGAAAATCAACAACTATAGCTCtaccagtgttgtccgattcacAAACTTATGACTCTTTTTAGtgaattaacaattaacaagCCTTATTTATCAGTTGGAGCTGACTGGATAAATCTGATTGTATTAATTGACCTGCTCAAAATAACTCAAGAACTGTTATTGTGTTATATGTACTAAacatttagttttgttgtaataagtgaataatatgaagaaaaaacccatttttttttctttaaagtagATCACTTTTAAACATTCATACAGTGGTTTTtatttgtctcatgtctgtcaaatccatttttataatgcaacaaaacaataaaaaattggcctgcaagaaatctgactggctggtcATTTTTTTTCATCTACCAAACAGCTTGCTGTAGATTCAGCAAGAATCGACTCATagaagtcatttgttcaggaatcagactacacttgttgtgctgtagattcagtagcggGGCAGCACGAATAAGAACCGGTTCTCAATTCCCATACCTATTTATGCATGTCTCATAACCAAATGTAACATGGCAAGCTTAAATATGCAAAAGTACTAATGACATTTGAGAGATGCCATGGAGGGTGAGATtttctttgtctgtttctcaTATAAAGCCAttctatggcttcagaaaactagCAATATAGTGTACCAGATTActttttcatggtgctttttttgttgttgtcatttttggaacttgaccGCATCCGATCCCGTTTACTTTGTATGGAAAGGAGCGCCTTGGACTTGGTGGATTTCCCCTTTTGTAttctacaaaagaaaaaaagtcaaatgagtttggaatgacatgagggtgagtgaatgatgatagaatattaattattaggAGAACTAACCCTTCTTTAAACTGTTTTCAGGACCTCATGACTGCAAATGAGAAGGTAATGTCCAAAGAAAATGTTCAACAGAGCAACAACGTTGACCACAGTAATGAATGTCCTCCAGTCTATGTCTCAGATATACTGACTAGTAACGCTAAAGACAAACAGTCAGTTAGTTTGACCAAACTAACAGATAATGATGATTCAGAGGCGCAGAGGACTGCCTCAATGTCTCAGAATCAGACTGAAGCAGGTGCACCTAGAGAAAATGGCCAAAGAGATGCCTTAATCAATGTTCTGTTCCCAACCAAAGTAATCATCTCAAAGCCAACCACAGAGTCCCATGGACCTAAAGATTCCCAGATTTCTGGCCATAATGAGGTTGAAACTATGGAAACTGCTGCTTTGGATCAACACAGCCATTGTCGTGGAGACACAACAGAACAACAGAACAGCTATCACACTACTGTAGAAGTTTTGGTACCAAGCAAGAACAACTCTAACGCTGCTCAGGGTCAAAGGGTAGAGGTCAGCAATGTCACTGGAGATCCAAACAGAATGGAAGTCAGAGAGGTTCAGAGTGTGTCCACTCAGACAGAGGAGAGCAGAGAGCCTCTAGAGAAGCAACCTCTCCTCCATGCCAGCACCCAGACAGATGGAGTAGAGCTAGAGATTGAGGAAGATGATAAAGTGCCTGCAGACTCTCCCCCCCTGCCATCTGTTACAGACCAATTGCTGTTGTCCAAGGTGTTCCCAATGAGCAACCCAGCTCACCTTGCAGAACGCATCCGACAAAACCGCAGCCGCATGTCTGCTGCTCACGATGATACAGAGTACGAGCCATACGGTCTACCAGAGGTCGTTATGAAAGGTGAGAATAACCCTGACCAGTAATGTGGGTATATAACTTAAATatacttgtattttttttaatcttgtatACATATCATTTTGTCatctatacatatatacactacttTTATATTACATGTATACtacttttgttttactttttatattaCATGTATACTTATTCTTTTGCAGGATTTGCTGACATCCCCAGTGGGCCAGCTTGTCCATACGTCCTGCGTAGGGGTCTACTGGGTACTGACGCGATGCCCCTCCCACGCAGAGAGGCCACACCCCAGGAGGAAAATGAAGACATTGAGCCATAGTACTCGCACACCTATACAGCATAGGTATTTGCTGTGTGCCATCACTTAATGCATTTAGAATACATTTAGAAAAGcatttaaaatgatttgcacTGCTCTTTTTGGTTATtctaatttaattacaaattattcaCATTTTCTCTATGCCCTGTTTTAGGCTCTTCTGTTGGAACTAAAGGAATTTTACTTCCTCTTTAAGTGTCAACAGTACCTCTGCGCATCGTGGGAGACTTGTGATAATCTTTGAGCTAAATCAAATGGTTTAGAATTTAAAGTCTTtaatgctttgtttttttttttcacttgctgAAAAGCAATGCCTTATCGTGAATATTGATGTCGTATATAGTTTTGTTTGAGTAGCGGAGGCAAATTTGCTTAGATACTgatgtaatatatttttgtttgtatagAGGTGGTGTCAGCCCCTGTTTTATAAGACTTGAAGTTTGTGAATTGCCTTATTTATTGACAGACACTCCTTGTAGATTTCCCTTTATGCACTACTTTATGtcagtactctgtgtgtgtgtgtgtgtgtgtgtgtgtgtgtgtgtgtgtgtgtgtgtgtgtgtgtgtggtatggcTCAAATCACCCTGAGCCTGTTTCCAATCCTTGTATGGTGATTCACTGTGAAagactgtttttctctctctctttgtgtctctCTGTCATCTAACAACTTTATAACACACAGTGGAGTATTTATATTATCTAGCCCTTTGTAATAAAGCATGGGAGGAATGGATACGTTGttgatttgattaatttatttaaattgagtgtgtgtgtctgtccatGTGTTTTATGCTTTCTGTATTTGTGTGTTGTCTACACATTTGCTATAATGCATGTTTTTTCTAAATGTGAAATGGTTTGTAGGATTTTTAGATTGGTATGTTTACATTATTAAACTTTGTTAGTGAAATACAAATGTTGCTTTGTATTTCTAGATCTGCATTCTGAAAATCTGAAGTTTTTAGATTCATTTAAAataagggctgtcaattgattcaaatttttattcaaataacatgacatgcagattaatcaaatcaatatttgattTAACAATATGTAAGTATTTGCTGAAATtggcccccaaataaaataattcaaataatcaaAATCATAAATATAATAGCTAAATATAATACATGTAATTCAAAAACATTACATTGAGGCAGAcatgtaaagcattgattagacaatacaaagtgtgtttttgtgccgtttttggagcgtctcactggttTTTGACATTTCTAGCCATAAAcgtaatatctcagctctgtaggtcctcacaatgctagtgaatgggtacaaaattttgaagctccagaaagcacataaaggcagcataacagtaatccataagactccaatgctTAAATCTATAtgttcagaaacaatatgataggtgtgggtgagaaacagatcagtatttacagctgaagtcagaagtttacatacaccttagccaaatacatttaactcagtttttcataattcctgacatgtaATCGTAGAACACATTCCCTGTctgaggtcagttaggatcactactttaaagaatgtgaaatgtcagaataatagtagagagaatgatttatttcagct from Myxocyprinus asiaticus isolate MX2 ecotype Aquarium Trade chromosome 22, UBuf_Myxa_2, whole genome shotgun sequence includes the following:
- the LOC127413018 gene encoding centromere protein F-like isoform X3, giving the protein MSWAGEDWTVGLSGQVLRNVQQLQSQNEKLNKERQQRQLQLDNSEAALHKQKQKYEDMRLELAALQRELGGVREAAHADMQARERLVHEVQVKTSQVHSLEGQLESAKNLTQSLTQEIKQLEAELEKLQKGNGSGDSMLFSTPCWNMSSPCDHNGGFRVESENKSQHVRQQLQFGDIPKPSVSRASSPFPQQPHNSPPLRRHVRQAEPSTPSSVFPWEREDVRSSPKGRPASCVSSSDIIMKNNDSGIEEALRKEIDDLRVRVSELKREAQLDSERLKEVESHLTQTHREISTKEQTLTRTQDQLTRAQTRITQESDRAQTAEQKAKQLQEELKCQRQNAESSRCNAEQRRKDMERDHQRELLELQRERHTLERQHQQESNRLNQEIQQARTLHNTLQAQYDKVCLQKQGLERDLVEVRGTLKNTETDLRESQKRETQTEAKLTEALRESESLTVSLGQMKKQEKALQEEVKRLTEELAEALKLIKELQAQLAAPPPAVSGPHISSAGDCFSPSISLHRDNSPPYQHSTQKKRTLKTGRTREEERKKYPSGREPGEGIDSEYIGNFDSEESRKRVITHQSGSLRMSETDVDISVTEQDTGISFTSGSINATMPKSESDISCSLLTDVGNDTSGNPEKCDAMFQKDLKKENAELRDELREVKYELQKRLEDLETQRRAETEARTKLKHLSRKHSTQTEQQRAKALELKESICKLETQLEQEKKETTKLRESLDVLEREAEKRQEENEKDDKEGTRLKEVLAEIEKKETSMKEEMVGMKKELEDLQLKLAQEREEREQEREEKRKQIRREEMEGLKIAQLQEELDNLRKSASLEEKISKDNLPVTYLQLERHLSTDKKALVENENDWQESICDSVNLQNTLVSKETRTMEVITDLGQQRTTTQSRTSTAEIGGTEAADMDSTTILVLEVERLKGARDREAEKAKLAQGKLEDLQKQVTKETKHLTQAFESQSRHIENLLRELHDKECTLQRQCEELQKCQEKICLLEETHTRENIILNKASTHPETSTEISRELSCDSVFSNTSISDHDIFNDDMPQILKVLQPSVQLPVEHSVNQTVEETNTSDISHKLQAVTEVSKLHELCLTSDIHCGNAPTSGTNSEAHALSEILDKNAKESEYSTVVSSHLQTEQSGVRNFQHDIPEPSTDDVSELERVTKQLQDAQLQLNVLKAQIDELVLEGGVAKEELLSIRQENEGLRLKLRHVDKDSISEQNAALAFIKNGKNGLSGTNTDGEQNSAPLGQEESDELENFKDGEMEQIKGTEESTRCEYDHSSKAKVDSLQEQIQALQAQIKHLSEQNKTQAEELELWNNSAMGETVGSNSSTIVLKEFEIFLPCRPTELHMQSQQTRTMMHQCTVTDMTYQCGLEDRNEQTNLGQHVSPETQMVNDVSESQRPAEERLGLGGFPLLYSTKEKKSNEFGMT
- the LOC127413018 gene encoding centromere protein F-like isoform X2 encodes the protein MSWAGEDWTVGLSGQVLRNVQQLQSQNEKLNKERQQRQLQLDNSEAALHKQKQKYEDMRLELAALQRELGGVREAAHADMQARERLVHEVQVKTSQVHSLEGQLESAKNLTQSLTQEIKQLEAELEKLQKGNGSGDSMLFSTPCWNMSSPCDHNGGFRVESENKSQHVRQLQFGDIPKPSVSRASSPFPQQPHNSPPLRRHVRQAEPSTPSSVFPWEREDVRSSPKGRPASCVSSSDIIMKNNDSGIEEALRKEIDDLRVRVSELKREAQLDSERLKEVESHLTQTHREISTKEQTLTRTQDQLTRAQTRITQESDRAQTAEQKAKQLQEELKCQRQNAESSRCNAEQRRKDMERDHQRELLELQRERHTLERQHQQESNRLNQEIQQARTLHNTLQAQYDKVCLQKQGLERDLVEVRGTLKNTETDLRESQKRETQTEAKLTEALRESESLTVSLGQMKKQEKALQEEVKRLTEELAEALKLIKELQAQLAAPPPAVSGPHISSAGDCFSPSISLHRDNSPPYQHSTQKKRTLKTGRTREEERKKYPSGREPGEGIDSEYIGNFDSEESRKRVITHQSGSLRMSETDVDISVTEQDTGISFTSGSINATMPKSESDISCSLLTDVGNDTSGNPEKCDAMFQKDLKKENAELRDELREVKYELQKRLEDLETQRRAETEARTKLKHLSRKHSTQTEQQRAKALELKESICKLETQLEQEKKETTKLRESLDVLEREAEKRQEENEKDDKEGTRLKEVLAEIEKKETSMKEEMVGMKKELEDLQLKLAQEREEREQEREEKRKQIRREEMEGLKIAQLQEELDNLRKSASLEEKISKDNLPVTYLQLERHLSTDKKALVENENDWQESICDSVNLQNTLVSKETRTMEVITDLGQQRTTTQSRTSTAEIGGTEAADMDSTTILVLEVERLKGARDREAEKAKLAQGKLEDLQKQVTKETKHLTQAFESQSRHIENLLRELHDKECTLQRQCEELQKCQEKICLLEETHTRENIILNKASTHPETSTEISRELSCDSVFSNTSISDHDIFNDDMPQILKVLQPSVQLPVEHSVNQTVEETNTSDISHKLQAVTEVSKLHELCLTSDIHCGNAPTSGTNSEAHALSEILDKNAKESEYSTVVSSHLQTEQSGVRNFQHDIPEPSTDDVSELERVTKQLQDAQLQLNVLKAQIDELVLEGGVAKEELLSIRQENEGLRLKLRHVDKDSISEQNAALAFIKNGKNGLSGTNTDGEQNSAPLGQEESDELENFKDGEMEQIKGTEESTRCEYDHSSKAKVDSLQEQIQALQAQIKHLSEQNKTQAEELELWNNSAMGETVGSNSSTIVLKEFEIFLPCRPTELHMQSQQTRTMMHQCTVTDMTYQCGLEDRNEQTNLGQHVSPETQMVNDVSESQRPAEDLMTANEKVMSKENVQQSNNVDHSNECPPVYVSDILTSNAKDKQSVSLTKLTDNDDSEAQRTASMSQNQTEAGAPRENGQRDALINVLFPTKVIISKPTTESHGPKDSQISGHNEVETMETAALDQHSHCRGDTTEQQNSYHTTVEVLVPSKNNSNAAQGQRVEVSNVTGDPNRMEVREVQSVSTQTEESREPLEKQPLLHASTQTDGVELEIEEDDKVPADSPPLPSVTDQLLLSKVFPMSNPAHLAERIRQNRSRMSAAHDDTEYEPYGLPEVVMKGFADIPSGPACPYVLRRGLLGTDAMPLPRREATPQEENEDIEP
- the LOC127413018 gene encoding centromere protein F-like isoform X1, with product MSWAGEDWTVGLSGQVLRNVQQLQSQNEKLNKERQQRQLQLDNSEAALHKQKQKYEDMRLELAALQRELGGVREAAHADMQARERLVHEVQVKTSQVHSLEGQLESAKNLTQSLTQEIKQLEAELEKLQKGNGSGDSMLFSTPCWNMSSPCDHNGGFRVESENKSQHVRQQLQFGDIPKPSVSRASSPFPQQPHNSPPLRRHVRQAEPSTPSSVFPWEREDVRSSPKGRPASCVSSSDIIMKNNDSGIEEALRKEIDDLRVRVSELKREAQLDSERLKEVESHLTQTHREISTKEQTLTRTQDQLTRAQTRITQESDRAQTAEQKAKQLQEELKCQRQNAESSRCNAEQRRKDMERDHQRELLELQRERHTLERQHQQESNRLNQEIQQARTLHNTLQAQYDKVCLQKQGLERDLVEVRGTLKNTETDLRESQKRETQTEAKLTEALRESESLTVSLGQMKKQEKALQEEVKRLTEELAEALKLIKELQAQLAAPPPAVSGPHISSAGDCFSPSISLHRDNSPPYQHSTQKKRTLKTGRTREEERKKYPSGREPGEGIDSEYIGNFDSEESRKRVITHQSGSLRMSETDVDISVTEQDTGISFTSGSINATMPKSESDISCSLLTDVGNDTSGNPEKCDAMFQKDLKKENAELRDELREVKYELQKRLEDLETQRRAETEARTKLKHLSRKHSTQTEQQRAKALELKESICKLETQLEQEKKETTKLRESLDVLEREAEKRQEENEKDDKEGTRLKEVLAEIEKKETSMKEEMVGMKKELEDLQLKLAQEREEREQEREEKRKQIRREEMEGLKIAQLQEELDNLRKSASLEEKISKDNLPVTYLQLERHLSTDKKALVENENDWQESICDSVNLQNTLVSKETRTMEVITDLGQQRTTTQSRTSTAEIGGTEAADMDSTTILVLEVERLKGARDREAEKAKLAQGKLEDLQKQVTKETKHLTQAFESQSRHIENLLRELHDKECTLQRQCEELQKCQEKICLLEETHTRENIILNKASTHPETSTEISRELSCDSVFSNTSISDHDIFNDDMPQILKVLQPSVQLPVEHSVNQTVEETNTSDISHKLQAVTEVSKLHELCLTSDIHCGNAPTSGTNSEAHALSEILDKNAKESEYSTVVSSHLQTEQSGVRNFQHDIPEPSTDDVSELERVTKQLQDAQLQLNVLKAQIDELVLEGGVAKEELLSIRQENEGLRLKLRHVDKDSISEQNAALAFIKNGKNGLSGTNTDGEQNSAPLGQEESDELENFKDGEMEQIKGTEESTRCEYDHSSKAKVDSLQEQIQALQAQIKHLSEQNKTQAEELELWNNSAMGETVGSNSSTIVLKEFEIFLPCRPTELHMQSQQTRTMMHQCTVTDMTYQCGLEDRNEQTNLGQHVSPETQMVNDVSESQRPAEDLMTANEKVMSKENVQQSNNVDHSNECPPVYVSDILTSNAKDKQSVSLTKLTDNDDSEAQRTASMSQNQTEAGAPRENGQRDALINVLFPTKVIISKPTTESHGPKDSQISGHNEVETMETAALDQHSHCRGDTTEQQNSYHTTVEVLVPSKNNSNAAQGQRVEVSNVTGDPNRMEVREVQSVSTQTEESREPLEKQPLLHASTQTDGVELEIEEDDKVPADSPPLPSVTDQLLLSKVFPMSNPAHLAERIRQNRSRMSAAHDDTEYEPYGLPEVVMKGFADIPSGPACPYVLRRGLLGTDAMPLPRREATPQEENEDIEP